The following coding sequences are from one Tachysurus vachellii isolate PV-2020 chromosome 7, HZAU_Pvac_v1, whole genome shotgun sequence window:
- the scrib gene encoding protein scribble homolog isoform X4 produces MLKCIPLWRCNRHVESVDKRHCSLNAVPDEIYRYTRSLEELLLDANQLRELPKPFFRLLNLRKLGLSDNEIQKLPPEVANFMQLVELDISRNDIPEIPETIKFCKALEIADFSGNPLSRLPDGFTQLRALAHLALNDVSLQSLPNDIGNLANLVTLELRENLLKSLPTSLSFLVKLEQLDLGSNHLEVLPDTLGALPNLRELWLDRNQLSSLPPELGSLRRLVCLDVSENQLTELPSEISGLIALTDLLLSQNHLENVPDSIGSLKQLSIFKVDQNRLVRLTDSIGECENLTEVMLTENLLQTLPSSLGKLKKLTNLNVDRNRLSSVPGELGGCASLNVLSLRDNRVGKLPAELADATELHVLDVAGNRLQNLPFSLANLNLKAMWLAENQSQPMLKFQTEDDERTGEKVLTCYLLPQQPTPSLENLLQSSVDESWPTDTNLNRVSVIQFQDQTKTDEEDDETAAERKQGLQRRATPHPSELKVMKNVIEARRNEAYTARPDDDLDSPDTEEKRMSGLSNQSHDSQVSNSTASANSQYETHKVNGIEVELNERHEHEQEDDEDDTEYTEPTVHFAEEPIIRGGDEDDDDEDGEDGDRSDGEAQPAPFPAERQRLIRKDTPHYKKHFKITKLPKPETVAALLENFSTEATTSAPRVNSEEQGGEDEEGESVNTPLLQRTQVADQVDSRLNQVNSSLQPVKGVSFDQVNNLLIEPARIEEEELVLSILRQTGGLGISIAGGKGSTPYKGDDEGIFISRVSEDGPAARAGVKVGDKLLEVNSVDLQGAEHHTAVEALRSSGTAVTMTVLRERMVEPENPITTTPLRPEDDYFPRERRSFGLPFNLEPGSTALSTGPCQRLATCLVRNDKGLGFSIAGGKGSTPYRTGDMGIFISRIAEGGAAHRDNILHVGDRVISINGVDMTEARHDQAVVLLTGTSPTISLLVEREQASGSPGRTRSHSPPPPEPSDSPDQEEAGDDRLGNHLMEDEYPIEEVTLVKTGGPLGLSIVGGSDHASHPFGITEPGVFISKVVPRGLACQSGLRVGDRILEVNSTDLRHATHQEAVKALLSNSKEIRMLVRRDPSPPGMQDIVINKQPGEKLGISIRGGARGHAGNPFDPTDEGIFISKVSSSGAAARDARLRVGMRILEVGNHSLLGMTHTEAVRVLRATGDTLVMLVCDGFDPRNVAGMEASPGVIANPFAAGIVRKNSMESISSIDRDLSPEEMDIMQKEVEMVRETSQWEREEMEKVERMRLEREAATRLLEEETESMSTGPLKLDYKTLAALPTTSLQRVNRVPSADPPRIDSPVREPLYSPGSQLASIHVSSNVTTKDSSATKPGAIQPISRVRPPASPVSQDGHRSPNPFQHGPSPVNSQTTPRAPSPDTFNEFPINVKQAYKAFAAVPHSMAVLEPPQDLYSQRNNFHPKQTFPEPEECNEVFIGEGERGGLSPRPSLTSDRREYRNLAAVPRLSRPSLESKSKPHTSCGRGSPEQRSFRDRQKYFEIDVKQQTPDSKPKPRVSLVGEDDLKKMKEEEAKRIESAREYIMDEDEDDEEEDLAKQVAQMKAHGKVILDGVEYKVESVSGHAPTPPRQCATPSNHSATPPSSGPSSVDGRADSQRNSMEDSFRLEPRPNSMTGLIPVYPGESAAPVRTAKAERRHQERLRVQSPELSVVTDKDLSPAEKRALEAEKRAMWRAARMKSLEQDALKAQMVIAKSKEGRKRGTLDQLAESPSPAPTPSPTPMEDYSPRSVTSPGRLSLSEKKFDYRQFAAIPSAKPVYDIQSPDATDVQFNSDVSTSPVSCVEAEVPVAPVATTSALEEMALYSNKRKLRQGRHSLETAVPT; encoded by the exons CCCTTCTTTCGGCTACTGAACCTGCGCAAGCTAGGTTTGAGTGACAATGAGATCCAGAAACTTCCCCCTGAGGTGGCCAACTTCATGCAGCTGGTTGAGCTGGACATCTCTCGAAACG ACATTCCTGAAATCCCTGAGACCATTAAGTTCTGTAAGGCGCTGGAGATTGCGGACTTCAGTGGAAACCCCCTCTCCAG aTTACCCGATGGCTTTACACAGCTTAGAGCACTAGCCCACCTTGCACTCAATGATGTGTCACTACAATCACTACCTAATGACATTGGAAA CTTGGCTAATCTGGTAACCTTGGAGCTGAGGGAGAATCTACTGAAGTCTTTGCCCAC CTCTCTGTCTTTCCTGGTTAAACTGGAACAGCTGGATTTGGGCAGCAATCACCTGGAAGTATTG cCGGACACTCTGGGGGCGCTGCCCAACCTTCGGGAGCTGTGGCTGGATAGGAACCAACTTTCTTCCCTTCCCCCA GAATTGGGAAGCTTGCGGCGATTGGTGTGCCTGGATGTGTCCGAGAACCAGCTCACCGAGTTGCCCTCCGAGATCAGCGGCCTCATCGCCCTCACTGACCTGCTGCTCTCACAGAACCACCTGGAGAATGTGCCTGACAGCATCG GCTCCTTGAAGCAACTGTCTATCTTCAAAGTGGACCAGAACCGCCTTGTGCGTCTAACAGATTCAATCGGTGAATGCGAGAACCTCACAGAAGTGATGCTGACAGAGAATCTTCTACAG ACTCTTCCCAGTTCTCTGGGAAAGTTAAAGAAGCTGACCAACTTGAATGTGGACCGTAACCGCTTGAGCAGCGTCCCAGGTGAACTGGGTGGCTGTGCCAGCCTCAATGTGCTCTCGCTCCGAGACAATCGTGTGGGCAAGCTGCCTGCTGAGCTTGCAGATGCCACAGAGCTACATGTGCTGGACGTGGCAGGCAACAG GCTGCAGAACCTGCCGTTCTCACTAGCCAATCTGAACCTCAAGGCCATGTGGCTGGCAGAGAACCAGTCACAACCCATGCTCAAGTTTCAGACCGAAGATGATGAGCGGACCGGGGAGAAGGTGCTCACCTGCTACCTGTTGCCCCAACAGCCTACACCCAGCTTAG AGAACCTACTGCAGAGCAGTGTGGACGAAAGCTGGCCCACAGACACCAATCTGAACAGAGTGTCCGTCATCCAGTTTCAGGACCAAACCAAGActgatgaggaagatgatgagaCCGCGGCAGAGAGGAAG CAGGGTCTGCAGAGGCGAGCCACCCCTCACCCGAGTGAACTGAAAGTGATGAAGAATGTGATCGAGGCCAGAAGAAACGAAGCTTACACAGCTAGGCCAGATGACGACCTGGACTCCCCGGACACTGAG GAGAAACGTATGAGTGGATTGTCCAATCAAAGCCATGACTCCCAGGTCTCTAACAGCACTGCTTCAGCCAACTCTCAGTATGAGACGCACAAAGTAAACGGCATTGAGGTGGAGCTTAACGAAAGGCACGAGCACGAACAGGAGGACGACGAGGACGATACAGAATACACTGAG CCCACCGTGCACTTTGCCGAGGAGCCCATTATCCGCGGCGGCGACGAGGACGACGATGACGAGGACGGCGAAGACGGCGATCGTAGCGACGGCGAGGCTCAGCCAGCACCCTTCCCGGCTGAGAGACAGCGCCTCATCCGCAAGGACACACCACACTACAAGAAGCACTTCAAGATCACCAAGCTGCCCAAACCTGAGACTGTAGCTGCATTACTGGAGAACTTCAGCACCGAAGCCACCACGTCAGCCCCCCGAGTAAACAGCGAAGAACAGGGTGGGGAGGATGAAGAGGGAGAATCAGTTAACACTCCTCTGTTGCAGAGAACACAGGTGGCTGATCAAGTGGACAGCAGGCTGAATCAGGTGAACAGCTCGCTGCAGCCGGTGAAG GGGGTGTCATTTGATCAAGTCAATAATCTGCTGATTGAGCCTGCTCGAATTGAGGAGGAAGAG CTGGTCCTGAGCATCCTGAGACAAACTGGTGGATTAGGCATCAGTATAGCTGGGGGGAAAGGATCCACTCCTTACAAGGGAGATGATGAG GGTATATTTATCTCTCGTGTGTCAGAAGACGGTCCAGCTGCACGAGCTGGGGTCAAAGTGGGAGACAAATTATTGGAG GTAAACAGTGTAGATTTGCAGGGAGCAGAGCACCACACGGCCGTAGAGGCCTTGCGGAGCTCAGGAACGGCAGTGACCATGACTGTTCTGCGTGAGAGGATGGTAGAGCCTGAGAACCCTATCACCACTACACCCCTGAGACCAGAGGATGATTACTTTCCCCGGGAGAGGAGGTCCTTCGGCCTACCATTCAACCTGGAACCTGGATCCACTGCCCTTAGCACAGGCCCCTGCCAGCGCCTGGCCACATGCTTAGTCCGTAACGACAAGGGCTTAGGCTTCAGCATTGCTGGTGGAAAAGGCTCCACCCCATATCGAACAGGAGACATG GGAATCTTCATCTCTCGCATCGCCGAAGGAGGTGCTGCTCACCGAGACAACATCCTTCACGTAGGAGACAGAGTCATATCT ATCAATGGTGTAGACATGACAGAAGCCAGGCATGACCAAGCAGTAGTGCTGCTTACTGGAACCTCACCCACCATCTCGCTGCTAGTGGAGCGGGAACAAGCGAGCGGCTCTCCAGGCCGAACACGCTCCCACTCACCTCCTCCTCCGGAGCCCTCAGATTCACCAGATCAAGAAGAGGCCGGTGATGACCGCTTGGGGAACCATCTCATGGAGGATGAGTACCCTATAGAG GAAGTGACACTGGTCAAAACGGGTGGTCCTCTGGGTCTGAGCATCGTGGGGGGCAGTGACCATGCCAGCCACCCATTTGGCATCACTGAACCAGGAGTGTTTATATCAAAG GTGGTCCCTCGTGGTTTAGCCTGTCAGAGTGGGTTACGAGTTGGTGACCGCATCCTAGAGGTAAACTCCACTGACCTGCGACACGCCACCCACCAGGAGGCTGTCAAAGCCCTTCTCTCAAACAGCAAGGAGATCCGCATGCTAGTTCGCAGAGACCCCTCACCTCCTGGCATGCAG GACATTGTAATTAACAAGCAGCCTGGGGAGAAGCTTGGCATCAGTATCCGAGGAGGGGCCAGAGGGCATGCAGGCAACCCCTTTGATCCAACAGATGAGGGCATTTTCATCTCGAAG GTGAGCTCCAGTGGTGCCGCAGCACGAGATGCTCGCCTGAGGGTGGGTATGAGAATCCTAGAGGTGGGCAATCACAGTCTCCTTGGTATGACTCATACGGAGGCAGTCAGGGTCTTGCGTGCCACGGGAGATACTTTGGTCATGCTGGTGTGTGATGGCTTTGACCCCAGAAACGTTGCCGGCATGGAG GCTTCACCAGGTGTCATCGCAAACCCATTTGCTGCTGGAATTGTTCGAAAGAACAGCATGGAGAGCATCTCGTCGATAGACAGAGATTTGAGCCCTGAAGAGATGGACATCATGCAGAAG GAGGttgagatggtgagagagacgTCTCAGTGGGAGCGGGAGGAGATGGAGAAAGTG GAGCGTATGCGCTTGGAGCGTGAAGCGGCTACTCGTCTGCTGGAGGAGGAGACTGAG AGCATGAGCACTGGACCTCTGAAACTGGACTACAAGACACTGGCAGCTCTTCCCACGACCAGCCTGCAGAGGGTCAATCGG GTTCCATCAGCTGATCCCCCAAGAATTGATAGCCCTGTCCGGGAGCCGCTTTATTCCCCAGGTTCTCAACTG GCAAGCATTCATGTATCCTCCAATGTGACTACCAAGGACAGTTCAGCT ACCAAGCCTGGTGCCATCCAGCCTATCTCACGGGTGCGGCCGCCTGCCTCTCCAGTCAGTCAGGATGGTCACCGTAGTCCCAACCCTTTCCAGCATGGCCCTTCCCCCGTCAACTCCCAGACCACT CCTCGTGCCCCGTCCCCTGATACTTTCAACGAATTTCCCATCAATGTCAAGCAGGCATATAAGGCGTTTGCTGCTGTGCCCCACTCAATGGCTGTGCTGGAGCCTCCACAG gatctCTATAGTCAGAGGAACAACTTTCACCCAAAGCAGACCTTTCCAGAG CCAGAGgagtgtaatgaagtgtttaTAGGTGAGGGTGAAAGAGGGGGCCTCAGCCCTCGTCCCTCCCTCACATCTGACCGTCGTGAGTACAGGAACCTGGCAGCTGTGCCACGCCTGTCTCGCCCCTCCCTGGAGTCTAAGTCTAAG CCCCACACATCCTGTGGGAGAGGGAGCCCAGAGCAACGGTctttcagagacagacagaagtactTTGAGATTGATGTGAAGCAGCAGACACCAGACAGCAAACCCAAACCTCGGGTTTCACTTGTAGGAGAGGATGacctgaaaaaaatgaaagaggaGGAAG CAAAGAGAATTGAGAGTGCACGGGAGTATATtatggatgaggatgaggacgaCGAAGAGGAAGATCTGGCAAAGCAGGTGGCTCAAATGAAGGCCCACGGCAAGGTTATTCTGGATGGGGTCGAGTACAAGGTTGAGTCTGTCAGCGGGCACGCTCCTACTCCTCCCAGGCAATGTGCCACACCCTCAAACCACAGTGCCACGCCTCCCAGCTCAGG GCCTTCCTCTGTAGATGGCAGAGCTGATTCCCAGCGCAACTCTATGGAGGATAGCTTTAGACTGGAGCCCAGACCCAACTCCATGACTGG TCTGATCCCTGTGTATCCCGGCGAGTCTGCAGCTCCCGTCCGCACTGCCAAGGCTGAGCGCAGGCACCAGGAGAGGCTGCGTGTGCAGAGCCCAGAGCTCAGTGTGGTTACAGACAAGGACCTTTCTCCTGCAGAAAAACGGGCCCTGGAGGCAGAAAAAAGAGCAATGTGGAGGGCAGCCAG GATGAAGTCTTTAGAGCAGGATGCTCTCAAAGCTCAGATGGTCATTGCTAAGTCCAAGGAAGGGAGAAAGCGAGGCACTCTGGACCAGCTGGCTGAATCGCCGTCTCCTGCGCCCACACCTTCACCCACTCCTATGGAAG ATTACAGTCCTCGGTCGGTGACATCACCGGGTCGACTG TCCCTGTCAGAAAAGAAGTTTGACTACCGACAATTCGCTGCCATTCCTTCTGCTAAACCCGTATACGACATTCAG
- the scrib gene encoding protein scribble homolog isoform X3: MLKCIPLWRCNRHVESVDKRHCSLNAVPDEIYRYTRSLEELLLDANQLRELPKPFFRLLNLRKLGLSDNEIQKLPPEVANFMQLVELDISRNDIPEIPETIKFCKALEIADFSGNPLSRLPDGFTQLRALAHLALNDVSLQSLPNDIGNLANLVTLELRENLLKSLPTSLSFLVKLEQLDLGSNHLEVLPDTLGALPNLRELWLDRNQLSSLPPELGSLRRLVCLDVSENQLTELPSEISGLIALTDLLLSQNHLENVPDSIGSLKQLSIFKVDQNRLVRLTDSIGECENLTEVMLTENLLQTLPSSLGKLKKLTNLNVDRNRLSSVPGELGGCASLNVLSLRDNRVGKLPAELADATELHVLDVAGNRLQNLPFSLANLNLKAMWLAENQSQPMLKFQTEDDERTGEKVLTCYLLPQQPTPSLENLLQSSVDESWPTDTNLNRVSVIQFQDQTKTDEEDDETAAERKQGLQRRATPHPSELKVMKNVIEARRNEAYTARPDDDLDSPDTEEKRMSGLSNQSHDSQVSNSTASANSQYETHKVNGIEVELNERHEHEQEDDEDDTEYTEPTVHFAEEPIIRGGDEDDDDEDGEDGDRSDGEAQPAPFPAERQRLIRKDTPHYKKHFKITKLPKPETVAALLENFSTEATTSAPRVNSEEQGGEDEEGESVNTPLLQRTQVADQVDSRLNQVNSSLQPVKGVSFDQVNNLLIEPARIEEEELVLSILRQTGGLGISIAGGKGSTPYKGDDEGIFISRVSEDGPAARAGVKVGDKLLEVNSVDLQGAEHHTAVEALRSSGTAVTMTVLRERMVEPENPITTTPLRPEDDYFPRERRSFGLPFNLEPGSTALSTGPCQRLATCLVRNDKGLGFSIAGGKGSTPYRTGDMGIFISRIAEGGAAHRDNILHVGDRVISINGVDMTEARHDQAVVLLTGTSPTISLLVEREQASGSPGRTRSHSPPPPEPSDSPDQEEAGDDRLGNHLMEDEYPIEEVTLVKTGGPLGLSIVGGSDHASHPFGITEPGVFISKVVPRGLACQSGLRVGDRILEVNSTDLRHATHQEAVKALLSNSKEIRMLVRRDPSPPGMQDIVINKQPGEKLGISIRGGARGHAGNPFDPTDEGIFISKVSSSGAAARDARLRVGMRILEVGNHSLLGMTHTEAVRVLRATGDTLVMLVCDGFDPRNVAGMEASPGVIANPFAAGIVRKNSMESISSIDRDLSPEEMDIMQKEVEMVRETSQWEREEMEKVSMSTGPLKLDYKTLAALPTTSLQRVNRVPSADPPRIDSPVREPLYSPGSQLPSLRQSSCSAPATQGRETRYASIHVSSNVTTKDSSATKPGAIQPISRVRPPASPVSQDGHRSPNPFQHGPSPVNSQTTPRAPSPDTFNEFPINVKQAYKAFAAVPHSMAVLEPPQDLYSQRNNFHPKQTFPEPEECNEVFIGEGERGGLSPRPSLTSDRREYRNLAAVPRLSRPSLESKSKPHTSCGRGSPEQRSFRDRQKYFEIDVKQQTPDSKPKPRVSLVGEDDLKKMKEEEAKRIESAREYIMDEDEDDEEEDLAKQVAQMKAHGKVILDGVEYKVESVSGHAPTPPRQCATPSNHSATPPSSGPSSVDGRADSQRNSMEDSFRLEPRPNSMTGLIPVYPGESAAPVRTAKAERRHQERLRVQSPELSVVTDKDLSPAEKRALEAEKRAMWRAARMKSLEQDALKAQMVIAKSKEGRKRGTLDQLAESPSPAPTPSPTPMEDYSPRSVTSPGRLSLSEKKFDYRQFAAIPSAKPVYDIQSPDATDVQFNSDVSTSPVSCVEAEVPVAPVATTSALEEMALYSNKRKLRQGRHSLETAVPT, from the exons CCCTTCTTTCGGCTACTGAACCTGCGCAAGCTAGGTTTGAGTGACAATGAGATCCAGAAACTTCCCCCTGAGGTGGCCAACTTCATGCAGCTGGTTGAGCTGGACATCTCTCGAAACG ACATTCCTGAAATCCCTGAGACCATTAAGTTCTGTAAGGCGCTGGAGATTGCGGACTTCAGTGGAAACCCCCTCTCCAG aTTACCCGATGGCTTTACACAGCTTAGAGCACTAGCCCACCTTGCACTCAATGATGTGTCACTACAATCACTACCTAATGACATTGGAAA CTTGGCTAATCTGGTAACCTTGGAGCTGAGGGAGAATCTACTGAAGTCTTTGCCCAC CTCTCTGTCTTTCCTGGTTAAACTGGAACAGCTGGATTTGGGCAGCAATCACCTGGAAGTATTG cCGGACACTCTGGGGGCGCTGCCCAACCTTCGGGAGCTGTGGCTGGATAGGAACCAACTTTCTTCCCTTCCCCCA GAATTGGGAAGCTTGCGGCGATTGGTGTGCCTGGATGTGTCCGAGAACCAGCTCACCGAGTTGCCCTCCGAGATCAGCGGCCTCATCGCCCTCACTGACCTGCTGCTCTCACAGAACCACCTGGAGAATGTGCCTGACAGCATCG GCTCCTTGAAGCAACTGTCTATCTTCAAAGTGGACCAGAACCGCCTTGTGCGTCTAACAGATTCAATCGGTGAATGCGAGAACCTCACAGAAGTGATGCTGACAGAGAATCTTCTACAG ACTCTTCCCAGTTCTCTGGGAAAGTTAAAGAAGCTGACCAACTTGAATGTGGACCGTAACCGCTTGAGCAGCGTCCCAGGTGAACTGGGTGGCTGTGCCAGCCTCAATGTGCTCTCGCTCCGAGACAATCGTGTGGGCAAGCTGCCTGCTGAGCTTGCAGATGCCACAGAGCTACATGTGCTGGACGTGGCAGGCAACAG GCTGCAGAACCTGCCGTTCTCACTAGCCAATCTGAACCTCAAGGCCATGTGGCTGGCAGAGAACCAGTCACAACCCATGCTCAAGTTTCAGACCGAAGATGATGAGCGGACCGGGGAGAAGGTGCTCACCTGCTACCTGTTGCCCCAACAGCCTACACCCAGCTTAG AGAACCTACTGCAGAGCAGTGTGGACGAAAGCTGGCCCACAGACACCAATCTGAACAGAGTGTCCGTCATCCAGTTTCAGGACCAAACCAAGActgatgaggaagatgatgagaCCGCGGCAGAGAGGAAG CAGGGTCTGCAGAGGCGAGCCACCCCTCACCCGAGTGAACTGAAAGTGATGAAGAATGTGATCGAGGCCAGAAGAAACGAAGCTTACACAGCTAGGCCAGATGACGACCTGGACTCCCCGGACACTGAG GAGAAACGTATGAGTGGATTGTCCAATCAAAGCCATGACTCCCAGGTCTCTAACAGCACTGCTTCAGCCAACTCTCAGTATGAGACGCACAAAGTAAACGGCATTGAGGTGGAGCTTAACGAAAGGCACGAGCACGAACAGGAGGACGACGAGGACGATACAGAATACACTGAG CCCACCGTGCACTTTGCCGAGGAGCCCATTATCCGCGGCGGCGACGAGGACGACGATGACGAGGACGGCGAAGACGGCGATCGTAGCGACGGCGAGGCTCAGCCAGCACCCTTCCCGGCTGAGAGACAGCGCCTCATCCGCAAGGACACACCACACTACAAGAAGCACTTCAAGATCACCAAGCTGCCCAAACCTGAGACTGTAGCTGCATTACTGGAGAACTTCAGCACCGAAGCCACCACGTCAGCCCCCCGAGTAAACAGCGAAGAACAGGGTGGGGAGGATGAAGAGGGAGAATCAGTTAACACTCCTCTGTTGCAGAGAACACAGGTGGCTGATCAAGTGGACAGCAGGCTGAATCAGGTGAACAGCTCGCTGCAGCCGGTGAAG GGGGTGTCATTTGATCAAGTCAATAATCTGCTGATTGAGCCTGCTCGAATTGAGGAGGAAGAG CTGGTCCTGAGCATCCTGAGACAAACTGGTGGATTAGGCATCAGTATAGCTGGGGGGAAAGGATCCACTCCTTACAAGGGAGATGATGAG GGTATATTTATCTCTCGTGTGTCAGAAGACGGTCCAGCTGCACGAGCTGGGGTCAAAGTGGGAGACAAATTATTGGAG GTAAACAGTGTAGATTTGCAGGGAGCAGAGCACCACACGGCCGTAGAGGCCTTGCGGAGCTCAGGAACGGCAGTGACCATGACTGTTCTGCGTGAGAGGATGGTAGAGCCTGAGAACCCTATCACCACTACACCCCTGAGACCAGAGGATGATTACTTTCCCCGGGAGAGGAGGTCCTTCGGCCTACCATTCAACCTGGAACCTGGATCCACTGCCCTTAGCACAGGCCCCTGCCAGCGCCTGGCCACATGCTTAGTCCGTAACGACAAGGGCTTAGGCTTCAGCATTGCTGGTGGAAAAGGCTCCACCCCATATCGAACAGGAGACATG GGAATCTTCATCTCTCGCATCGCCGAAGGAGGTGCTGCTCACCGAGACAACATCCTTCACGTAGGAGACAGAGTCATATCT ATCAATGGTGTAGACATGACAGAAGCCAGGCATGACCAAGCAGTAGTGCTGCTTACTGGAACCTCACCCACCATCTCGCTGCTAGTGGAGCGGGAACAAGCGAGCGGCTCTCCAGGCCGAACACGCTCCCACTCACCTCCTCCTCCGGAGCCCTCAGATTCACCAGATCAAGAAGAGGCCGGTGATGACCGCTTGGGGAACCATCTCATGGAGGATGAGTACCCTATAGAG GAAGTGACACTGGTCAAAACGGGTGGTCCTCTGGGTCTGAGCATCGTGGGGGGCAGTGACCATGCCAGCCACCCATTTGGCATCACTGAACCAGGAGTGTTTATATCAAAG GTGGTCCCTCGTGGTTTAGCCTGTCAGAGTGGGTTACGAGTTGGTGACCGCATCCTAGAGGTAAACTCCACTGACCTGCGACACGCCACCCACCAGGAGGCTGTCAAAGCCCTTCTCTCAAACAGCAAGGAGATCCGCATGCTAGTTCGCAGAGACCCCTCACCTCCTGGCATGCAG GACATTGTAATTAACAAGCAGCCTGGGGAGAAGCTTGGCATCAGTATCCGAGGAGGGGCCAGAGGGCATGCAGGCAACCCCTTTGATCCAACAGATGAGGGCATTTTCATCTCGAAG GTGAGCTCCAGTGGTGCCGCAGCACGAGATGCTCGCCTGAGGGTGGGTATGAGAATCCTAGAGGTGGGCAATCACAGTCTCCTTGGTATGACTCATACGGAGGCAGTCAGGGTCTTGCGTGCCACGGGAGATACTTTGGTCATGCTGGTGTGTGATGGCTTTGACCCCAGAAACGTTGCCGGCATGGAG GCTTCACCAGGTGTCATCGCAAACCCATTTGCTGCTGGAATTGTTCGAAAGAACAGCATGGAGAGCATCTCGTCGATAGACAGAGATTTGAGCCCTGAAGAGATGGACATCATGCAGAAG GAGGttgagatggtgagagagacgTCTCAGTGGGAGCGGGAGGAGATGGAGAAAGTG AGCATGAGCACTGGACCTCTGAAACTGGACTACAAGACACTGGCAGCTCTTCCCACGACCAGCCTGCAGAGGGTCAATCGG GTTCCATCAGCTGATCCCCCAAGAATTGATAGCCCTGTCCGGGAGCCGCTTTATTCCCCAGGTTCTCAACTG CCATCATTACGCCAGTCCTCATGCTCAGCCCCTGCCACACAAGGCAGGGAAACTCGATAT GCAAGCATTCATGTATCCTCCAATGTGACTACCAAGGACAGTTCAGCT ACCAAGCCTGGTGCCATCCAGCCTATCTCACGGGTGCGGCCGCCTGCCTCTCCAGTCAGTCAGGATGGTCACCGTAGTCCCAACCCTTTCCAGCATGGCCCTTCCCCCGTCAACTCCCAGACCACT CCTCGTGCCCCGTCCCCTGATACTTTCAACGAATTTCCCATCAATGTCAAGCAGGCATATAAGGCGTTTGCTGCTGTGCCCCACTCAATGGCTGTGCTGGAGCCTCCACAG gatctCTATAGTCAGAGGAACAACTTTCACCCAAAGCAGACCTTTCCAGAG CCAGAGgagtgtaatgaagtgtttaTAGGTGAGGGTGAAAGAGGGGGCCTCAGCCCTCGTCCCTCCCTCACATCTGACCGTCGTGAGTACAGGAACCTGGCAGCTGTGCCACGCCTGTCTCGCCCCTCCCTGGAGTCTAAGTCTAAG CCCCACACATCCTGTGGGAGAGGGAGCCCAGAGCAACGGTctttcagagacagacagaagtactTTGAGATTGATGTGAAGCAGCAGACACCAGACAGCAAACCCAAACCTCGGGTTTCACTTGTAGGAGAGGATGacctgaaaaaaatgaaagaggaGGAAG CAAAGAGAATTGAGAGTGCACGGGAGTATATtatggatgaggatgaggacgaCGAAGAGGAAGATCTGGCAAAGCAGGTGGCTCAAATGAAGGCCCACGGCAAGGTTATTCTGGATGGGGTCGAGTACAAGGTTGAGTCTGTCAGCGGGCACGCTCCTACTCCTCCCAGGCAATGTGCCACACCCTCAAACCACAGTGCCACGCCTCCCAGCTCAGG GCCTTCCTCTGTAGATGGCAGAGCTGATTCCCAGCGCAACTCTATGGAGGATAGCTTTAGACTGGAGCCCAGACCCAACTCCATGACTGG TCTGATCCCTGTGTATCCCGGCGAGTCTGCAGCTCCCGTCCGCACTGCCAAGGCTGAGCGCAGGCACCAGGAGAGGCTGCGTGTGCAGAGCCCAGAGCTCAGTGTGGTTACAGACAAGGACCTTTCTCCTGCAGAAAAACGGGCCCTGGAGGCAGAAAAAAGAGCAATGTGGAGGGCAGCCAG GATGAAGTCTTTAGAGCAGGATGCTCTCAAAGCTCAGATGGTCATTGCTAAGTCCAAGGAAGGGAGAAAGCGAGGCACTCTGGACCAGCTGGCTGAATCGCCGTCTCCTGCGCCCACACCTTCACCCACTCCTATGGAAG ATTACAGTCCTCGGTCGGTGACATCACCGGGTCGACTG TCCCTGTCAGAAAAGAAGTTTGACTACCGACAATTCGCTGCCATTCCTTCTGCTAAACCCGTATACGACATTCAG